A genomic region of Thermodesulfovibrio aggregans contains the following coding sequences:
- the dsrB gene encoding dissimilatory-type sulfite reductase subunit beta produces the protein MGEIPEKFFIPDVVDVKQRKTDIGPPHYSNFLPPVIKKNYGNWKTHEILSPGLMVHIANSGDKIWTVRVASPRLLSTDTLREIADIADKYCDGYFRFTTRNNIEFLVSDESKVQPLIDELNAKKFMIGGIGSRVSNIVHTQGWIHCHSAAVDASALVKAIMDEFADYFTTKETPNKVRFAVACCTNMCGAVHCSDIAYVGIHRKLPRIDHDNFKNVCELPTTMAACPTAAITPDPAKKSIKINPEKCMYCGNCFSVCPALPIADPENDGVAIVVGGKVGNLRKPPMFSKLAVAYLPNNPPRWPEVVKATRKIFDAYIAGAKKHERVGEWIERIGWEKFFAVTGLPFTFQHIDDWTYAFKTFRTTTQFKWTK, from the coding sequence ATGGGTGAAATTCCGGAGAAATTCTTTATACCTGATGTAGTAGATGTAAAACAGAGGAAAACAGATATAGGACCGCCTCATTACAGCAATTTTTTACCACCTGTAATTAAGAAAAACTATGGTAACTGGAAAACTCATGAAATTTTGAGCCCTGGTTTAATGGTTCATATAGCAAACTCTGGTGATAAAATCTGGACAGTAAGAGTAGCCTCTCCAAGGCTTCTTAGTACAGATACATTAAGAGAGATTGCTGACATTGCAGATAAATACTGTGATGGATATTTCAGATTTACAACAAGAAACAACATTGAGTTTCTTGTTTCTGATGAGTCAAAAGTACAGCCATTGATTGATGAACTCAATGCAAAGAAATTCATGATTGGTGGTATTGGCTCTAGAGTAAGTAATATTGTTCATACACAGGGATGGATTCACTGCCATTCGGCAGCCGTTGATGCATCTGCTCTTGTTAAAGCGATAATGGATGAATTTGCTGACTACTTCACAACAAAAGAAACTCCTAACAAGGTAAGATTTGCTGTTGCTTGTTGTACAAACATGTGTGGTGCAGTTCACTGTTCAGATATAGCCTATGTTGGAATTCACAGAAAACTTCCAAGAATTGACCATGATAATTTCAAAAACGTCTGTGAGCTTCCAACAACAATGGCTGCTTGTCCAACTGCGGCAATAACTCCTGATCCAGCAAAGAAATCAATAAAGATTAATCCAGAAAAATGCATGTATTGTGGTAACTGCTTCTCAGTCTGTCCAGCACTTCCCATTGCAGACCCAGAGAATGACGGTGTTGCAATAGTTGTTGGTGGAAAGGTTGGTAACCTTAGAAAGCCACCAATGTTCTCAAAACTTGCAGTTGCCTATCTGCCAAACAATCCACCAAGATGGCCTGAAGTAGTAAAGGCAACAAGAAAAATCTTTGATGCCTATATAGCTGGTGCAAAGAAGCATGAAAGAGTAGGTGAATGGATTGAAAGAATAGGCTGGGAAAAATTCTTTGCAGTGACAGGCTTGCCATTCACATTCCAGCACATTGACGACTGGACATATGCATTTAAGACCTTCAGAACTACAACACAGTTTAAGTGGACTAAGTAA
- the gltX gene encoding glutamate--tRNA ligase — translation MVRVRFAPSPTGHLHIGGARTALFNWLFARHHNGKFILRIEDTDRSRSTEEYIESIIEALKWLGLNWDEGPFRQTDRMEIYKKYAYKLLEEGKAYRCYCSPEELEERRQKAMKEGKPPRYDRRCREIVEPLDKPFAIRFKMPLEGETVINDIVKGTVTFKNSELEDLVILRSDGTPTYNFCVVVDDYEMEITHVIRGEDHLNNTPKQIHIYRALGINPPEFAHIPMILGKDRSRLSKRHGATSVLAYRDEGYISDAVVNYLARLGWSHGDQEIFTREELIKYFDLEHVGKANAVFDSEKLLWLNSEYIKLTPEEKLFELVKPFLIKEGYLKENETIDLEWVCKAIKSLKERCRTLKELANAMRYYFLDYVDIDPKAKEKHITSDTIPILKEVTAKLAELEDFTQDNIEKIFMNIVNEKGLKLGQVAQPVRVAITGNTVSPGIYEVLEIVGKDKTLKRLRRILNDFE, via the coding sequence ATGGTAAGAGTTAGATTTGCACCTTCTCCAACAGGACATCTTCATATTGGAGGAGCAAGAACAGCTCTTTTTAACTGGCTTTTTGCAAGACATCATAATGGAAAATTCATCCTAAGAATTGAAGACACTGACAGGTCACGTTCTACTGAAGAATACATTGAATCAATCATTGAGGCATTAAAATGGCTTGGACTTAACTGGGATGAAGGTCCTTTCAGACAAACTGACAGAATGGAAATTTATAAAAAATATGCTTATAAGCTTCTTGAAGAAGGTAAAGCCTACAGGTGCTATTGCAGTCCTGAGGAATTGGAAGAAAGAAGGCAAAAGGCTATGAAAGAAGGAAAACCTCCAAGATATGACAGACGTTGTAGAGAAATTGTAGAACCTCTTGATAAACCATTTGCAATTCGGTTTAAAATGCCACTGGAAGGCGAAACAGTAATTAATGATATTGTTAAAGGAACTGTTACATTTAAAAATAGCGAGCTTGAAGATCTTGTAATACTTAGAAGTGATGGAACTCCTACATACAATTTCTGCGTTGTAGTTGATGACTATGAGATGGAAATTACGCATGTCATAAGAGGTGAAGATCATCTAAATAATACTCCAAAGCAGATTCATATTTACCGTGCTCTTGGGATTAATCCACCAGAGTTTGCCCATATTCCAATGATTCTTGGGAAAGACAGATCCCGCTTAAGTAAAAGGCACGGTGCCACAAGTGTTCTTGCCTACAGAGATGAGGGATATATCTCAGATGCGGTTGTTAATTATCTTGCCCGTCTTGGTTGGTCTCATGGAGATCAAGAGATTTTTACAAGGGAAGAATTAATAAAATATTTCGATTTAGAACATGTAGGAAAGGCAAATGCTGTTTTCGATTCAGAAAAACTTTTATGGTTAAACAGTGAATATATAAAATTAACTCCAGAGGAAAAGCTTTTTGAACTTGTAAAGCCTTTTCTTATAAAAGAGGGATATCTCAAAGAAAATGAAACTATTGATTTAGAATGGGTCTGTAAAGCTATAAAATCACTTAAGGAAAGATGTAGAACTCTTAAAGAACTTGCCAATGCAATGAGATATTATTTCTTAGATTATGTGGACATTGATCCGAAGGCAAAAGAAAAACATATAACCTCTGACACTATTCCAATACTTAAAGAAGTCACAGCTAAACTCGCTGAACTTGAGGACTTTACGCAGGATAACATAGAGAAAATATTCATGAATATTGTTAACGAAAAGGGATTGAAACTTGGTCAAGTAGCACAGCCTGTAAGAGTAGCAATAACTGGTAACACTGTAAGTCCCGGAATATACGAGGTTCTTGAAATTGTTGGTAAAGACAAAACACTTAAAAGACTAAGGAGGATTCTGAATGACTTTGAGTAA
- a CDS encoding 3',5'-cyclic-nucleotide phosphodiesterase: MIIKVLGASGSDVAGYHLSSFLLNSKILFDAGGVTGSLSFRAQHKIEHIFITHAHLDHIRDIPFLADNLIVSGKSKTIKIYSIKEVIDDIKKHLLNQRLWPDFTVIPDVKNSILKLEIIQEKAPFLIDEYKITAYRMNHTVPSVGYLIEKNDKSLFYTGDTGPVKNLWENFSDKKLNVLIIEVSFPNKMKELAIKTGHLTAELFFEDLKFLNQRPEKIFITHIKPFYRKQIERELKRYSGYKIKILQGGEIIRI; the protein is encoded by the coding sequence TTGATTATAAAAGTTCTTGGAGCTTCTGGCTCAGATGTGGCAGGATATCATCTTTCCTCTTTTCTTTTAAACAGCAAAATACTTTTTGATGCCGGTGGAGTTACAGGTTCTTTAAGTTTTAGAGCTCAGCATAAAATAGAGCATATATTTATAACTCATGCCCATCTTGACCACATTAGAGATATTCCATTTCTCGCTGATAATTTAATTGTAAGTGGTAAATCAAAAACTATAAAAATTTACTCCATAAAGGAAGTAATTGATGACATAAAAAAACATCTTCTCAATCAAAGGTTATGGCCAGATTTTACAGTAATTCCAGATGTTAAAAACTCAATTTTAAAATTAGAGATAATTCAGGAAAAAGCCCCCTTTTTAATAGATGAATATAAGATAACTGCTTACAGAATGAATCACACAGTACCATCTGTTGGCTATCTTATTGAAAAAAATGATAAATCTCTCTTTTATACGGGAGATACAGGACCTGTAAAGAATCTGTGGGAGAATTTTTCGGATAAAAAATTGAACGTATTAATTATTGAGGTATCTTTCCCCAATAAAATGAAAGAACTTGCGATAAAGACAGGACATTTAACTGCAGAGCTATTTTTTGAAGATTTAAAATTTCTTAATCAAAGACCTGAAAAAATTTTCATAACTCACATAAAACCATTTTATAGAAAGCAGATTGAAAGAGAGCTCAAAAGATACTCAGGATATAAAATAAAAATTCTTCAAGGAGGGGAGATAATAAGGATTTAA
- a CDS encoding HD domain-containing phosphohydrolase, which translates to MDKLEILLKAAPKITREKNLNNLIEILSNLAKDMIEVDRCSLFIIDEQKKELYTIFAHGVNEIRIPMNSGIAGHVAKTGKTYVTENAYRSKFFNKEVDKILGYKTRNLLAVPIFDSKGKVIGVYQAVNKSSKFKSSDIKLMKLIAEFAAAAIENMMLYEKIKELHKKSLIKLSKAAEYKDPEPPNHFIRIGFISRLVAEKLGLDEEKCEILLLASTMHDIGKIGIPDRILKKSGRLEPDEWEIMKKHPIIGYELLYDEESELFQIAAIIALEHHERWDGKGYPFGKKETEISLWARIVSIVDNFDTLITEKDEGEPWSLDMAVNYMEAMKEKAFDPEIVNIFLGNMDKVIEIWEKYKD; encoded by the coding sequence ATGGACAAGCTTGAGATTTTACTTAAAGCTGCTCCAAAAATAACAAGAGAAAAAAATTTGAATAATCTCATTGAGATTCTTTCTAATCTTGCTAAGGACATGATAGAAGTTGACCGCTGTAGTCTCTTTATTATAGATGAACAGAAAAAGGAACTCTATACTATATTTGCTCATGGAGTAAATGAGATTAGAATTCCAATGAATTCTGGCATTGCAGGACATGTAGCAAAAACAGGTAAAACTTATGTTACAGAAAATGCTTATAGAAGTAAATTTTTTAATAAGGAAGTTGACAAAATTTTAGGATATAAAACAAGAAATCTTCTTGCTGTTCCAATTTTTGATTCAAAAGGTAAAGTAATAGGCGTTTATCAGGCAGTAAATAAATCCAGTAAATTCAAAAGCTCAGATATTAAACTGATGAAACTTATTGCAGAGTTTGCTGCAGCAGCAATTGAAAACATGATGCTTTATGAAAAAATAAAAGAGTTACATAAAAAGTCTCTTATAAAACTATCAAAGGCAGCAGAATATAAGGATCCTGAACCTCCGAACCACTTTATACGAATAGGGTTCATTTCAAGATTAGTTGCAGAAAAACTTGGACTTGATGAAGAAAAATGCGAAATACTCTTGTTAGCATCAACGATGCATGATATTGGAAAAATTGGAATTCCAGACAGAATTCTTAAAAAATCTGGTAGACTCGAACCTGATGAATGGGAAATAATGAAAAAACATCCGATTATTGGATATGAACTTCTTTATGATGAAGAAAGTGAACTATTTCAGATAGCAGCTATAATAGCGCTTGAGCATCATGAAAGATGGGATGGAAAGGGCTATCCCTTTGGTAAAAAAGAAACAGAAATATCTTTATGGGCAAGAATTGTAAGTATCGTTGACAACTTTGATACTCTTATCACCGAAAAAGATGAAGGAGAGCCATGGAGTTTAGATATGGCAGTTAATTACATGGAAGCTATGAAAGAAAAAGCATTTGATCCAGAAATTGTTAATATTTTTCTTGGGAATATGGATAAAGTAATCGAAATATGGGAAAAATACAAGGATTAA
- a CDS encoding HD-GYP domain-containing protein yields MGKIQGLMNKDIVSEHLRELLKFSAIINSSLEIEEIRKRACEAIMNLVNCEAASLLLFDEQTQELYFDVALGQKADKIKTIRLKLGQGIAGWVAEKRQAVIINDVQSDPRFFKSADEKSGFVTKTMVCLPVMIKDRLLGVIQAINKRNTVFDEYDLELLNALSSQIAVAIENARLYDELKQTFYEIVLALADTIEKRDPYTAGHTKRVMEYSVKTGIELGLEKEDLEKLQLAAILHDIGKIGIRDAILLKEEKLSDEEFKIIQNHSIYGAEILQHVRQLKDIIPGVKYHHEKFDGRGYPFGLKGKEIPIIARIIAVADTFDAMTTDRPYRKGMSREDAIEELKNKAGSQFDPEIVEAFLKVLNKYER; encoded by the coding sequence ATGGGAAAAATACAAGGATTAATGAACAAGGATATAGTTTCAGAACATTTAAGAGAACTTCTTAAGTTTTCTGCAATTATTAATTCATCCCTTGAGATTGAAGAAATAAGAAAAAGAGCCTGTGAAGCCATCATGAATCTTGTAAATTGCGAAGCAGCCAGTCTATTGCTTTTTGATGAACAAACTCAAGAACTTTATTTTGATGTTGCTTTAGGGCAGAAAGCAGATAAGATAAAAACGATAAGACTTAAATTGGGGCAGGGTATTGCTGGATGGGTTGCAGAAAAAAGACAGGCAGTTATAATAAACGATGTTCAAAGTGATCCAAGATTTTTTAAGAGTGCCGATGAGAAGTCAGGATTTGTAACAAAAACCATGGTTTGTTTACCTGTCATGATTAAAGATAGACTTCTCGGAGTAATTCAGGCGATAAATAAAAGAAATACTGTATTTGATGAATATGATCTTGAACTACTTAATGCACTGAGTAGTCAAATTGCTGTAGCCATAGAAAATGCAAGACTCTACGATGAACTTAAACAGACCTTTTATGAAATAGTGCTTGCTCTTGCAGATACAATTGAAAAGAGAGATCCCTATACAGCTGGTCATACAAAGAGAGTTATGGAATACTCTGTTAAAACAGGTATAGAGTTAGGACTTGAAAAAGAGGATCTTGAGAAACTTCAACTTGCAGCAATACTTCATGATATAGGTAAAATTGGGATAAGAGATGCGATTTTACTTAAGGAGGAAAAACTTTCAGATGAAGAGTTTAAAATTATACAGAATCATTCAATCTATGGAGCGGAAATTTTACAGCACGTAAGACAGCTTAAAGACATTATTCCAGGAGTTAAATATCATCATGAAAAATTTGATGGCAGAGGATATCCTTTTGGATTAAAAGGAAAAGAAATTCCGATAATAGCAAGAATCATAGCAGTTGCAGATACTTTTGATGCGATGACCACAGATAGACCATATAGAAAAGGAATGAGTAGGGAAGATGCAATAGAAGAATTGAAAAATAAAGCTGGCAGTCAATTTGATCCTGAGATAGTTGAGGCATTTTTGAAAGTATTAAATAAATATGAGAGGTGA
- a CDS encoding 23S rRNA (pseudouridine(1915)-N(3))-methyltransferase RlmH, producing MYKFRIIYPGRTKAKFIKEGIEHYIKLLSPYAKVELIELREGQGNKDRIIYEESKQILNSVKERFILLHIQGQLLDSLEFANLIRDRALHEFVIGGVYGVSDKVVDSAFFKLSLSPLTFTHELSRLVLFEQLYRAITIIYGKSYHY from the coding sequence TTGTATAAATTTAGAATTATATATCCGGGAAGAACAAAAGCTAAATTCATAAAAGAAGGAATTGAGCACTATATTAAACTTTTAAGTCCCTATGCAAAGGTTGAGCTAATTGAGCTAAGAGAAGGACAGGGAAACAAAGACAGGATAATTTACGAAGAATCAAAGCAGATTCTTAATTCAGTAAAAGAGAGATTTATACTTTTACACATACAGGGACAACTGCTTGATTCTTTAGAATTTGCAAATTTAATAAGAGACAGAGCATTACATGAATTTGTTATCGGTGGAGTTTATGGAGTAAGTGATAAAGTTGTAGACTCAGCATTTTTTAAACTTTCTCTTTCTCCTCTGACTTTTACACACGAACTAAGTAGACTCGTTCTTTTTGAGCAGCTTTACAGAGCGATTACAATAATTTACGGCAAAAGTTATCACTACTGA
- a CDS encoding CinA family protein → MNYLTSISIEVLKKLSIAEKTLSTAESCTGGLIASTITDVPGASKVFVGGVVVYATEMKHKLLGISDKVFNYGVISAEMAEAMSVAVRSLTGSDYSIATTGNLGPDTMEGKPRGLIYIAVATPEKVYVKELHLQGDRLSNKIEATFEALKLLIEVL, encoded by the coding sequence ATGAATTATTTAACTTCTATTTCAATTGAAGTTCTTAAAAAACTTTCCATAGCTGAAAAAACCCTTTCAACTGCTGAATCCTGTACAGGTGGTCTTATAGCATCTACTATTACCGATGTCCCGGGCGCAAGTAAAGTTTTTGTTGGTGGAGTTGTTGTATATGCTACAGAAATGAAGCATAAACTTCTTGGAATTTCAGATAAAGTTTTCAATTATGGAGTAATCTCTGCAGAGATGGCTGAAGCTATGTCTGTGGCAGTTAGATCTCTTACAGGTTCGGATTATTCCATTGCAACAACAGGGAATCTTGGTCCTGATACAATGGAGGGAAAACCAAGAGGATTAATTTACATTGCTGTTGCAACACCTGAAAAAGTTTATGTAAAAGAACTTCATCTTCAAGGTGATAGACTATCAAACAAAATCGAAGCAACTTTTGAGGCCTTGAAACTTCTTATAGAAGTGTTATAA
- the ligA gene encoding NAD-dependent DNA ligase LigA produces the protein MKEVPEEIKKEIEKLVSEINYHNYRYYVLDSPVISDEEYDMMLRRLKELEEKWGYILPDSPTQRVGAAPSEKFEKVEHREPMLSLDNAFSEEELRDFDERVKRLLGTNEPIEYTVEPKYDGLAVELSYKNGFLYKASTRGDGYVGEDITQNIKTIKSIPLKIEGVDIVPEEIDIRGEVYMNIDEFERINREKQEKGEPIFANPRNAASGSVRQLDPSITASRRLHMACYGVGYYSGIEFKTQYEFIEWLRWARFPVPAYVKVVKGIDEVIKAIKEIEQLRATYPFETDGAVVKVNDFELQRRLGVKTREPRWAIAYKYPAHQGITRLNDIVASVGRTGVITPVAILEPVRIGGVTVSRSTLHNWDEVKRKDIRVGDYVIVERAGEVIPHIIGVVVDRRTGKEKVPEPPEHCPVCGSKTVREPGEVALKCINFNCPAQVEERIKHFASRRAMNIEGLGDKTVELLHKTGFIKSFVDLYKLRQEDIRKLPGFAELSSKKLIEAIERSKKTILARFLYALGISQVGEYAAKLLAQNFRRLEDLYHVKMEQLIEIPQIGEKTAKAIEQFFNNEENLKAIEELKSLGLTLANPDYKEKEESLPLKGLTFVITGTLPKPRYEVQDMIEKAGGKVSSSVSKNTDYLVVGEEPGSKLAKANQLGVKTISYEELLKMLG, from the coding sequence ATGAAAGAAGTACCTGAGGAGATAAAAAAGGAAATTGAGAAACTTGTAAGTGAAATAAATTATCACAATTATCGTTACTATGTTCTTGATAGCCCTGTAATTTCCGATGAAGAGTATGACATGATGCTTAGAAGGCTTAAAGAGCTTGAGGAAAAGTGGGGATACATTTTGCCTGACTCACCCACTCAAAGAGTTGGTGCAGCACCTTCTGAAAAATTTGAAAAAGTTGAACACCGTGAACCAATGCTCTCACTTGATAATGCTTTCTCTGAAGAGGAATTAAGAGATTTTGATGAGAGGGTAAAAAGGCTTCTTGGTACAAATGAACCTATTGAGTACACAGTAGAGCCAAAATATGATGGACTGGCAGTAGAGCTTTCATATAAAAATGGATTTTTATACAAAGCATCAACTCGTGGAGATGGTTATGTTGGTGAGGATATTACTCAAAATATTAAAACAATAAAATCAATTCCCCTTAAAATTGAAGGAGTAGATATTGTCCCAGAGGAAATTGATATTCGTGGTGAAGTTTATATGAATATTGATGAGTTTGAGAGAATAAACAGAGAAAAGCAGGAAAAAGGCGAGCCAATATTTGCCAATCCAAGAAATGCAGCTTCTGGTTCAGTACGTCAGCTCGACCCCTCAATTACAGCAAGTAGAAGACTTCATATGGCATGTTATGGTGTTGGATACTACTCAGGTATAGAATTTAAAACTCAGTATGAATTCATTGAATGGCTTCGCTGGGCAAGATTTCCTGTTCCAGCCTATGTAAAGGTTGTAAAAGGGATTGATGAGGTAATAAAGGCAATAAAAGAAATTGAGCAATTAAGAGCAACATACCCATTTGAAACAGATGGAGCAGTTGTCAAAGTTAACGATTTTGAGCTTCAGAGACGTTTAGGAGTTAAGACTCGTGAACCAAGATGGGCAATTGCCTATAAATATCCTGCTCATCAGGGAATTACAAGGCTAAATGATATTGTCGCAAGTGTTGGAAGAACAGGTGTTATAACCCCGGTGGCAATTCTTGAACCCGTTAGAATCGGTGGAGTCACAGTATCACGGTCAACACTTCATAACTGGGATGAGGTAAAGAGAAAGGATATTAGAGTTGGAGACTATGTTATTGTAGAGAGAGCAGGCGAGGTAATTCCTCACATAATTGGCGTTGTTGTTGACAGAAGAACAGGTAAAGAGAAAGTGCCTGAGCCTCCTGAGCACTGCCCGGTTTGTGGATCAAAAACTGTTCGAGAACCGGGTGAAGTCGCATTAAAATGCATCAATTTTAACTGTCCTGCTCAGGTTGAAGAAAGAATCAAACATTTTGCATCCCGCAGAGCAATGAACATTGAGGGACTTGGAGATAAAACAGTTGAACTTCTTCACAAAACAGGTTTTATAAAAAGTTTTGTCGATTTATATAAGCTTAGACAGGAAGATATTAGGAAACTTCCAGGATTTGCAGAACTTTCTTCAAAAAAGCTTATAGAAGCGATTGAGCGAAGTAAAAAAACAATTCTTGCAAGATTTCTCTATGCTCTTGGAATAAGTCAGGTAGGTGAGTATGCAGCAAAACTTCTTGCACAGAATTTTAGAAGACTTGAAGACCTTTATCATGTTAAAATGGAGCAACTTATTGAGATTCCCCAGATAGGAGAAAAAACAGCAAAGGCAATCGAGCAGTTCTTCAATAATGAGGAAAACCTTAAAGCAATAGAGGAGCTTAAGAGTTTAGGATTAACCTTAGCGAATCCAGATTATAAAGAAAAAGAGGAATCACTACCTCTCAAAGGTCTTACCTTTGTCATTACAGGAACTTTACCTAAGCCAAGATACGAAGTTCAGGATATGATTGAGAAGGCAGGAGGAAAAGTTTCCTCTTCTGTTTCAAAAAATACTGATTATCTTGTTGTTGGAGAAGAACCGGGAAGTAAGCTTGCGAAGGCAAATCAACTGGGAGTAAAAACAATATCCTATGAAGAATTACTGAAAATGCTCGGGTGA
- a CDS encoding Trm112 family protein, producing the protein MTLSKELLEIIVCPKCKSELIYEEDKQRLICQKCSVYYPIREDIPILLIEEAIPIEKETKL; encoded by the coding sequence ATGACTTTGAGTAAAGAGTTACTTGAGATAATAGTTTGTCCTAAATGTAAGAGTGAGCTAATTTATGAGGAAGACAAACAGAGACTTATCTGTCAGAAATGTTCTGTCTATTATCCAATTAGAGAAGATATACCGATTTTATTAATTGAAGAGGCTATTCCTATTGAAAAAGAAACTAAGTTATAA
- the pilB gene encoding type IV-A pilus assembly ATPase PilB, translated as MKSLTGKIPIGAFLLKKGKITEKQLLDAQALQKIEGIKIGAALIKLGYITEDELVNAMSELYGFPVFRMNLHKVDPAVIKLLPEDLIKKYKILPFYREGNIVKVLTTDPANEIALEQLKFFLSGFRIMFYVGKDSDFKILMNQFFGEEESEFYTSQNISELVEVVSKETPVTEKVEDVRLEQEGPLVKFVNQIILSAISKRASDIHIEPFEDNIYVRYRIDGVLHDVLTLPSNLKGKLTTRIKIMSNLDISEKRLPQDGRIKVKIGKREVDFRVSTLPSIYGEKIVLRILEKGSLQLDLTRLGFEEESLNYFLDALSKPYGMILVTGPTGSGKTTTLYSALMRLNKPEVNIMTVEDPVEYTLPRITQVQVHEEIGRTFAQVLRAFLRQDPDIIMVGEIRDFETAEIAVKAALTGHLVLSTLHTNDAPSTITRLVNMGIEPFLISSSVILIVAQRLARKLCENCKKEQKYSKDYLIKLGFPESSLDRLKIYEPKGCPECNQTGYRGRIGLYEVMPIKEEIKELILTGASANEIKKEAIRVGMITLRQSGIRKIMAGITSIEEVLRVTVED; from the coding sequence ATGAAGTCTCTCACAGGAAAAATACCAATCGGTGCCTTCCTTTTGAAAAAAGGAAAGATTACAGAGAAACAACTACTTGATGCTCAGGCTCTTCAAAAAATTGAAGGTATAAAAATCGGTGCTGCTTTAATAAAGTTAGGCTACATAACAGAGGATGAACTTGTAAATGCAATGAGTGAACTTTATGGTTTTCCTGTTTTTAGAATGAATTTACACAAGGTTGATCCAGCAGTCATCAAGCTTCTTCCAGAGGATTTAATAAAAAAATACAAAATATTACCCTTTTACAGAGAAGGAAACATAGTAAAAGTCCTTACAACTGATCCTGCCAATGAAATAGCGTTAGAACAGCTTAAGTTTTTTCTAAGTGGCTTTAGAATAATGTTCTATGTTGGGAAGGATTCGGATTTTAAAATTCTGATGAATCAATTTTTTGGTGAAGAGGAATCGGAGTTTTATACTTCTCAGAATATCAGTGAACTCGTTGAGGTGGTTAGTAAAGAGACTCCTGTAACTGAGAAGGTAGAGGATGTTCGTTTAGAACAGGAAGGTCCTTTAGTAAAATTTGTTAATCAGATAATTTTAAGTGCCATTTCAAAAAGGGCAAGTGATATTCATATAGAGCCTTTTGAAGACAATATATATGTAAGATACAGGATAGATGGAGTGCTACATGATGTTTTAACTTTACCTTCAAATTTAAAGGGAAAACTAACAACAAGAATTAAGATTATGTCAAATCTTGATATATCAGAAAAAAGACTTCCTCAAGATGGAAGAATAAAAGTTAAAATCGGTAAGAGAGAGGTTGATTTCAGGGTCTCCACTCTTCCATCAATATATGGTGAAAAAATTGTCTTAAGAATTCTTGAAAAAGGTTCTCTTCAACTTGACCTAACCCGTCTTGGTTTTGAAGAAGAGTCTCTTAACTATTTTCTTGATGCCCTTAGTAAACCTTATGGAATGATACTTGTTACAGGTCCAACTGGTTCGGGAAAAACTACAACTCTTTACTCTGCTTTAATGAGACTAAATAAACCAGAAGTCAATATCATGACAGTTGAAGATCCTGTTGAATATACTCTCCCAAGAATTACACAGGTTCAGGTTCATGAAGAAATAGGAAGGACATTTGCTCAGGTACTACGAGCTTTTCTAAGACAGGACCCTGATATAATAATGGTTGGTGAGATAAGAGATTTTGAAACTGCTGAGATTGCTGTAAAGGCAGCTCTTACAGGACATCTAGTTCTGAGCACCCTTCATACAAATGATGCACCAAGTACTATTACAAGGTTAGTAAACATGGGGATAGAACCTTTTTTAATATCCTCATCTGTAATTTTGATTGTTGCTCAAAGGCTTGCAAGAAAACTATGTGAAAACTGTAAAAAAGAACAGAAATATTCAAAAGATTATTTAATAAAACTTGGTTTTCCTGAAAGCAGTCTTGATAGATTAAAAATTTATGAGCCAAAGGGATGTCCTGAATGCAATCAAACAGGCTATCGTGGAAGAATAGGACTTTACGAAGTAATGCCAATAAAAGAAGAAATCAAAGAGTTGATTCTCACAGGTGCCTCTGCTAATGAAATTAAAAAAGAAGCTATAAGAGTTGGTATGATAACTTTGAGGCAGTCAGGTATTAGAAAAATAATGGCGGGGATAACAAGCATAGAAGAGGTTTTAAGAGTTACTGTGGAGGATTGA